The nucleotide window GGATGTCGATGTTCACTGCCGCGTCGTTGGCATTGACGTTGCCCGTGTGGAGCGTCGCGGCGAGCTGTTCGCCGGTGTTGTCGCAGGTGGCGACGAATATGTGGTGTCCGAGGAAGCCCCTGTAGGTGCCGTGGGCTCCTTCCTTCTCCGACGGCGCGGGGATCAGTGTCCCGTCACTGTCGATCACGGTCCAGCCGGTCAGCGGCACCCCTTCGACCTCGACCTCGGGAAAGCCCTCGGGCCGCTTACGGAGCAGTTCGTAGACGCGGCGGCGTACTGCCGCCCGGGCCCGCCCGGCCCGGGCCCGGGCGAGTTCGTCGAGTTCCTTCAGCGCCCGCCACGCGGTGGGATGGGAGGCGACCGGGCCGAAGACGGGCCGCTGGTGTTCCAGCAGCCGGATGTCGCGGATGCAGGTCGCGCCCAGGGTTATCGCGACCGCGATCCACCATCACCTGCCCCCGGTCGTGCAGCGGCATGAACCCCGGCCGAGCCCGTGCGCTCCGCGAGCAGCCGCAGATGCACACCACCCACATGCCCGACCTGCCCCTTCCCGTCCCCCGACATCGCCAGACCCCGCGCCCACTCGCTACCCTGCACGTGAAAGGTGCCCCCACCCGCTCATGATCCAGTCCTCAACAAGCCGGATCATCGCAGGCCACGGGGCACCTTTTGCATGCGGTGACAGAACGTCACAGTTCATGGAATTCACGGTGAAACACCGAGGCCGGGCGTCCTGCACAGTGTCGTCGGCCGAGTCGACGAAACGCACGCGACGAAGGAGCGGAACACCTCGCGGTAGCGTCGTCGTTGAGGTCGACGGAGAGGAACCCCGCAGCATGCCGCAGCGTACGGACACCGCCCATCACGACGCCCCGCGCGGGCTCATCCTGGACTTCGCCGGGGTCCTGACCGGGGACCCCCGCCCCGTGCACCGCGCCTGGTGCGAGTCCGAAGGGCTCCTCGTGGAAGCATGGCGGGCGACGCTCAACGACCATCCCGAGGGACGGCGACTGTACACCGCCCTGGAGATCGGCCAAATGAGCCAGGCCGAGTGGAACGAGGGGACTGCCGCTCTGCTTGGCGCGCACGTTCCCCCGGAGAACTTGATGGGACGCGCCTGGGCGAACGTACCGCCGGCCCGGCGCATGGCCGCGCTCGCCTGCGCCGCCAAGGATGCCGGATACCGGCTGGCGCTCCTGTCGAACAGCTTCGGGCTGGAGCCGTTCAACCCTTATGCACATGCGGGCATTTGGGACCTGTTCGACGTCCACGTGGTTTCGGAGGTGGTCGGTCTCGCGAAGCCCGACCCGGCGATCTACCAGCTCACCCTGGACCGCCTCGGCCTGCCGGGGCCGGCCTGCTTCTTCGTCGACGACCACCCGGTCAACCTTCCGCCCGCCGAGGCCCTCGGCATCACCACCGTCCTCGCGACAACTGAGAACGAGACAGTCGACGAGCTGGAGCGCCTCCTCGGGGTGAACGCAGTCCTCGCCGTGTAGGCGCTTTTCAGCCAGCCCGCCAACTCGCCCTCACCCAAAGGGCGCACGCACCTGCGGTGAAGTGGGTACGGTCCAAGCCTGGCTTGAACGGCCCGGGGAGTTACCGCCATGCAATGGTCGGAATACACCACCGCTGAACGCCTCAAGACCCTCCGCAGCGGGATGACGCAAGAGCAACTGGCCGAGGCCGCCGCGGTATCGGTCGGTGTCGTGCGGAAGCTGGAACGTGGCGGCACCGCTTCTCTTCCCTCCCTGCTCGCCATCGCCTCCACGCTCGGCACCGACATCGCCGTACTCCTCGGGCAGCAGGCACCTCGCCGCTCGATGGATCGTGACGAGCGTGCGGCCCTGCGAACTCTCTCGGCTGCCACGCACGACGCCGCGATCGGCATCCCCGCCGACACCGAGCCGGGCACCGTCACCGAACTGCGTGCCGCCGTCCGGCACGCGGACACCGCCTACTGGGCAGGCCGGTACACCGAACTCGGCACTCTGTTGGCGGCCCTGCTGCCGGAGGCCCGCGCCCGGTACGACGCCGCCGGCACCGACGAGAGAGAAGCCGCGGCCGGGCTGCTGGCCGACGTCTTCCAGACTGCGGGCATGGCCGCGAACGTCTGGGGTTCGCGGGACCTCGCCTACGCCGCCCTCACCTACGGGCGCCAGATCGCAGTCCAGGCCGGGGACG belongs to Streptomyces finlayi and includes:
- a CDS encoding HAD-IA family hydrolase, which encodes MPQRTDTAHHDAPRGLILDFAGVLTGDPRPVHRAWCESEGLLVEAWRATLNDHPEGRRLYTALEIGQMSQAEWNEGTAALLGAHVPPENLMGRAWANVPPARRMAALACAAKDAGYRLALLSNSFGLEPFNPYAHAGIWDLFDVHVVSEVVGLAKPDPAIYQLTLDRLGLPGPACFFVDDHPVNLPPAEALGITTVLATTENETVDELERLLGVNAVLAV